A stretch of the Panicum virgatum strain AP13 chromosome 9N, P.virgatum_v5, whole genome shotgun sequence genome encodes the following:
- the LOC120688194 gene encoding transcription factor GHD7-like has product MSASASGVGRRVCGGLAECACHGPGIGGGRCGVAVADLNRGFPGMWHQAAEEEHGAVVGGGAAAAGLHEFQFFGHDEDHESVTWLFNDPAPHLQRGPAAAAVGNGVAEAEQRGAPPLFDGYAHVQYGQMPGHGLTFDVPLSRGGEAAAAAVLEAGMGLGGGGGSNPATSSATIMPFCGGSTFTDAASSVVVPGEVAATGNGSFSGGGGDPAMDREAKVMRYKEKRKRRRYEKQIRYASRKAYAEMRPRVKGRFAKVPDGEALAPTAAAAGYEPGRRLDLGWFRS; this is encoded by the exons atgtcggcgtcggcgtcgggcgTCGGGCGCCGCGTGTGCGGTGGCCTGGCGGAGTGCGCGTGCCATGGGCCCGGgatcggcggcgggcggtgcggggTCGCTGTCGCCGACCTCAACCGCGGGTTCCCGGGGATGTGGCAccaggcggcggaggaggagcacggcgccgtcgtcggcggaggcgcagcggcggcggggctgcatGAGTTCCAGTTCTTCGGCCACGACGAGGACCACGAGAGCGTGACGTGGCTGTTCAACGACCCTGCGCCCCACCTGcagcgcgggccggcggcggccgcggtcggaaacggggtggccgaggccgagcagcggggggcgccgccgctgttTGACGGGTACGCGCACGTGCAGTACGGCCAGATGCCGGGACACGGCCTCACGTTTGACGTGCCACTGAGccggggcggcgaggcggccgccgcggcggtccTGGAGGCCGGgatggggctcggcggcggcggcggcagcaaccCGGCGACGTCCAGCGCCACAATC ATGCCCTTCTGCGGCGGGAGCACGTTCACTGACGCGGCGAGCTCCGTCGTCGTCCCGGGCGAGGTCGCTGCGACGGGGAACGGGAgcttcagcggcggcggcggggacccaGCGATGGACCGGGAGGCGAAGGTGATGCGGTACAAGGAGAAGCGGAAGCGGAGGCGCTACGAGAAGCAGATCCGGTACGCCTCGCGCAAGGCCTACGCCGAGATGCGGCCGCGCGTCAAGGGCCGGTTCGCCAAGGTGCCCGACGGCGAGGCGCTGGcgccaacggcggcggcggcgggttatGAGCCCGGCCGGCGGCTCGACCTCGGATGGTTTCGTTCATAG